Genomic DNA from Osmia lignaria lignaria isolate PbOS001 chromosome 6, iyOsmLign1, whole genome shotgun sequence:
ataattaattttagaagaACTAGGATTCCTTCTGTTTTGTACAAAGTTAGAGTAGGTGTAAGTTTGTATCATTGATGACCTTCGTCGAGCAGCTATTAACTATGTATTCTTATCATCGTGTATCTAGCGATCCTTGTAATTAATTAGTTTGTAATTTACAATAGGGGAACGTATTATTACGCGTTTTTATACAGCGATCGTTGTTTCATGCTTTGTACCTTTTTAGACAGACTTAACCGAGTAAgtttgttcttttaaaattgcGTTGTACATAAATCGTTTCGTAGTTTAAGTTCCTgtataaaatctttttttttattgcagcGTTAGGTTATAAAACCGGAGCGTTctttttactttctttaattttagGAGCACGTTTTAAGGCCACAGTTGTATTTCGTTCGAGAGACAGATTTGTCAGAATTGTGATACTAGCCATGCTGCATAGAATTTTATCCCATTTTAACGTAGAAACGATGCAGATAGTCgcacaaaaaatagaaaaaataacaaaataataaaaaaaaaaaaaatgaaagcgtATGAGGAATCGTGGTGGGAACATGATCTCTGATGAAAGcgtgaatttttatattttatgttgaTAGGCGTTgatgttatatacatatatatatatataatatacattatgTACTTAACACGGTTACGTTTTATTGTACTATTGTGCACGTGCTAGATCGATGTACAAATCCCGGATTTTATACGTTTTTTAATgagtattttgttttaaaaatacttgATTTCCTCCCGTATGACAATTGAAATAAAGAGCtgtcaaaatatttcaatacacggtcaaaatgaataaaaacacCTTTATTATAAATGATTAGGGAAGTTTTTAATAACTATAAACACggttgaaataaatttaatgaagATATATGTTATTAACgtagattttaattataaaagtgaTAAAGATACAACTGAagtgaattaaaaattaaaattaaattaactaatTATAAAAGTGATTAAGGAAGACCATATAGAAAAATACTTCagtaaatttattaacaataaccaAGAGAAACAAACTTTCAGTCATATTAAAAGTATTAAGTACATTATTTTGTTGTTtacaaattgtataaaatagaggtacatattagaaaattattatattatcctATTTCTtggtataaaattaatattgttcaaCTTCATAAACTACATTTGTGTCGTGGGTTCATGGTACTATTTTTTGAACATCTGAACGTTTTTGAAAACGCGGGCATGTTTGATAGGGAACCTATTATACGATACTTTGGTGGACTGTGTTCATCGCTGTTGATCACGTCTGCTTCGTACTCTGGCCTCGTCGATGAACACCAGGACTATAAAATGGAATTATGATAATTAGTCGAGAAACATTTACACGATATTTGTTGGAATATATGATTAACACGAGTCGATTCTTTATCCACACCAAATAATATCGTCGAGTTTATTCTAACGTAATAGTTCTAAAGGTCTGAATAACAATTGACAACTACATACTCTATTATAGaacaatgaattaaaaaataaattaaatcaaaattagtcataaataaattaaataaaaaattttatagaaaaaaagattgtaaatttaaatatttgtacttttaataatttgaattataatgtCTTATTGACATTTAGAAGTTTATTATCAATGTTTTTATGTGTGACTTACATTGGCAAATGCTAAAAAGAATAATTCATCACTGGTAACGTATTCCAAACCAGGCAATCTTGTTTGATGCTTGTGCTTTGTGGCTGTTTTAAAGGCTGCATATGCTATTTGTATACCAATCGAATCTGCCAAATTTTCATCTTCTGTTAATTGTCCATCTACCTAAAATATAATTGCATTCCATTAGTTAGCAACGAATTAAGAGAAGTTCTAAGGGGGGCTATACCCCCGGGCCCTACTTCCAGGGGGCCCTCTTATAAGATATCtatttactatgtcaaaaaatatcaaatgaaattttttttactgttgcttccttttttacgattaaatgttatttaattttatttagaataaattttaattttttaactaaGGGGGTCCTTGAAGGTTTGGAACCCTGGACCCCAGGAACTGagtttgttaaatataaatttttgattAGATAATTTGAATATTCGAAGTGTTTGAATTCCCTAATTCTAATTCTTCTAATATTTCAACTATCCGTATGATTTGAGGTTGAAATCTGGGTTCTGTTGTTAtttgaatattcaaatatttaaataccCAAATGTTTCGATTTTTGTAACACGCCTAAGAGCGCTAAGTAATTAGCGGCCAAGGTGAGTAATTTTCCACTAGATGATTCAGAaggtttttatttaattagaaattcctCATAACGACTCGAAAATTTGCTGTTGATATTAACGAGATAATATACCTTAATGTAATGACCATGTTTGTCTGTGATATCCAAAGTGTAATTATCATACTGATCTACAAAACATTGTGCTTTTTCATCGTATTCGCCTGATGCATTCTGTGAATTCCATGAAATTTTATAGCCATCTTTGTCAAATTGTATACCTAACAAAAAAATTCACAGCTATATTTataacacttttattaaaatttgtgtaGATATAAAAATAAGCAATTGATGTTTACCTTCGTTGTCTAAACTATGAGACAATTCGTGTCCAATTACAAATCCTGTGGTTCCGTAATTAATAGCACTAAAAAAAAGCGAAAAAAAATtttacagtatcgagcaaagtagacttcTTTAGGGAAAATAGTGATACAGAGGAAGAAGgtattctcaaaattttaactttgacaatattaatagtaaaggtgatttagaaacaaaattatgaaatattataatatttagtatagaattaagaaatacatatataaataataaaataaatatcaattccaATTCTTCCGCGCAAGTGCTCATGCGCAAGCGCTTATGCGCAAGCGTTTATGCGCAAGCGTTTAtgcgcaagtggtggggagAAACTTGCCCGCCATCGTCATTCTTCCCGCGGCGACTTACGGGGAAGGTCGAGAGCCTGGGACTCTGCGACATCCCCACTTTTCTTGGAGAAACCTATTATGCTCGATGCTGTAAAtggtaaatattatacatatgtataagaatACTTACTCTGGTAAAAGTGAAGTAAAATAAGGATCCTGCAACTCGGCTGCTGGTATAACTAgaaagatgaaaataattttgtcattcagtttaaataatgaaattcttcgttggaattttatttttcgtaaTTATATATTACTAATTTTACATATTAGTatataattacattaatatatATGATCTATTCATGGTACTTACGTATCGCATTAACTATCGGAGTATAAAATGCATTAACCGTTATAGGATAATCCAACCATCTAAAGAAAACAATcagtataattgaaaaatattgactTTTGTACgtaattattaattgtttaaGGGATACCCACTGATCTCTTATAACGATGCCTTTAAAATCTTTGAGACTTTTTATTAATTCAGCTTCTCCACActtcaaaatattttcaaagtaatcTGAACCTATCTCCAACTGTAgaatcaatgaaatttttttgcGAATTAttagttattatttttttatgagtaatgaattaatattattttattcagtcTGACCCCTTCATAATATTCAGTAACAGCATGATCGTCTTTGTACCAATCTGGGTATCCAATTTGTGTTCTCAAAGTATCCATTTTTTCCAGTAATAATAGTTTCATGTTGGTTGGTATCCAATGAGCCTGCATTATACGATGTATTAGCTCGTCTTTGACCCTTCGAACCATTCTTGTCGCCTTAAAAAAGTAAACATtgtaatagaaattttcaaattcattttcatatatttgCGATTAATTAGCAAATAAATTGTACCTCATGGACAACATCATCAGAGATGTGCCTTTTTACAAACATGTAAGAAATCGCGTTTTTCATTCTCATATTGAACACACAAATTTGCCATCTGtgaataaattaacaatttttatatttattagtaATTagcaaatttaaaaaagaagtgtTACCTAATATACATAATTGCttaaaaatgtttatacaaaattttatactaCTCGACTGTTTCTCATTAAAGTAGCCtattatcgttaattaaaaaaataataatagtaccGTGGCATATAATTGGAAATATTGTACGACGATAAGGACATATTGAACTTGAGGTCTCTCATCTCCTCTGTggtataaagtaaaaatttgtcGACCATGTTCCATTGGACATAATTCACTGGAAAACGAAATAAATTGCGAATGATTACATGTCCAAGGAAAATGTTAAACAGGTAATGATAGCATTGATTATGGAAGAGGATAACGAAGACGAACACGTGGCATTGTTCGCGAATGTTTGTATAATTGCGACATTACCTAGTACACGTGGTGAGGTGTTCGCAAGCAACCTCGCCAGCTTGTGAAGGAATGCTGGATTATACACCACTATTGGTTCCGATGCGTTTATGCTTATGTTAGCCAGCATAAATGCGTGTTGTATCAGCTCCAAGAAGTTGATctaaaaatattcatcaatagGCTATTCTTTAATGTCATTCatcattgttaaaaattattttgattttctatTAGCTATTAGAATAATTGCAGTTTATTTTCTTATATAgagaatgttttaattaaatgagGCCACCTAAATTGCATCTCCTTCATTTTTCATGATATGAGAAATGTTCAAGGCACAATTTGAATGGTTTTAATGTAGTAAtatattgaaaaacaaaatgaatttttcatttaaataaattttgtgatTAAAACTTTCTTACatataattacattaatttttaaataaattgaaactgttattaaaaaagaaatgacaatgattttgcataaattttttgcaaaaattaaatgtacgtggaaaaattgatattgaattattatataaaagagTTATTTTTAGATGATCGATATGGTATTCATATATCTGTTTTCTTTGATAAATTGTGTCAACTGAATATTCAGTGATGGGTGAATGATACTGTGGGTCACGATTTTAGCGTGAAATAGAGCAGAAAGTATTGCAATGGACTGAAGTTTTTAGATTTCGCTTTCGTTAGACAATGTCATtatcataaaacaaaaaaaattaaattaaaattatttattcatattatttttttaatgtgaatttaattagatttcttttatttagtAGAACTGGCAAAGTTTTTAAAATGACAAATTTCAGattatgtattttatttgaattagaaaaattgttagatccttttgttgaaatgtatgttaactttctttcttctgtatctatattttttaaatttattttcaatttaaaaatagctaatattctaatacttcagttgttctagtgttaattcattattttccagagattaaattaattaagggCTTAATCTATTTTAGGCATTAATACGTTAAATACACTGCtcctaaaataaatttcttttaaatatctaataagAAATGTCCACAAATAATGGTTTGATTTATCATCTAATGAAAACGTGTTAAGTAGAAAAGGTCAAGTAGTTTCAACCTGTTAAGTGGAAAAGGTCAATATTACAAACGACAACTTGAAATACTAGTTTCACTTCATAGTGATAAAAAAAACGAACTAAATTCTAATACATTCAATATATTACCTTTGCCGTGGAAGCTCTAACACCAGAACTATTATACCATTTTTGCAATTCTTCAATCGTCATCTTTTCGTAATTATCAGTCGTAGCATGAACTTCCTTCCCAATTTCAATGATCTACAGAAAAGAAGCATGTACTTCCATATTTATCATcactaatataattttcaataatttatataaaattaaggaATAATTACTTGTAGcaaatcaatttcaaaataCATCATTTGTGCGATATCTATGGCCAATTCGCGTCGATTCAACGTGTATCCTTTTTCTCGTGCAAAAACTTGAATTATGTGATAAATACTAAGAGCATACGAGTCGTCGTcgtagaataatttatttatatcctTTTTATTTGAAAGAGGGTATTCAGTGTCTTGATCCAACTGTAATATTGCAGAGATATCGTTAACATTATTAACAAATATacctacattttttttattcctaTTAAAAATTGTCATTTTTGACTGTTTATGTCATAATAATTAATACGTTGACTGATGGGCAGTCAGCGTATTAATTGTTAATGAACATGTAACTTACTGTTAATACATAtctcttcgtgttgttctgatCAACTTCGTATTCAAGATTATAGAAAGCGCTATTACCGATCAGTCTCACATAGTCTTTATCAATTTTCTGCCAAGGGAATTTATCAGGGTCCCATTCGTTCAATGGCATCGCCATCGGCCATCCGCCAGTTTGGTCCAAGATTTCTTGAATTGGTCTGATGCCTCTCTTTTCAATGGCCTCTGTCGGAGCATTATGAATCATTATGAATCATAAGATTCCAGATTCTATAGACTTTAAAGGAGAAATATACGACAGAGCTTGTAATTGTGAAGAATAGAATGAATTTTGTCCCAGGCAGacagtattctttttttttgaaaagAATTCTTTAAAGATGAATGGACCTCCAGAAATATGAAGTAAAAAATAGTCTATTCAATATgtgtttatataaaattgttattcacAGAAATTTTTTGATgtagtttgtttttttaaattcattatacTACAAATATACCAGGAGCGTAGACAGCGGTGTTCAACGGGGGCAGTGGATCCCCCCTCCCATTAAGAAATTAAGAATCTTTTTTGtaacaaatattgaaatattattttaaatttcagagAAATGTTGGAAGTAACAAATGAATATGTATTGGAGTTAATACATATTATTATGGTGACTAATTAGGTATGACAAAAATGTTTACCCCTCTATTAATAACTCactaaatatgtttaaattaattttgtaaagagataatttttttataacaaaaacTTTTGTTAGTGAAATTAGAAGAACTCTATTGTTGCTTATTATGATAGAAGTAGCAATTTAGCAGTAACGAAATTATATAGGAAGTCTGTCTGACTCATATCGtagtaaacattttaaatatcaggttggaacaaaaataattacagtttttattattttaaacttcCAACGTGATTTATACTAATGTTTTTGTTTCCATTGTCTGCTCTTGCTTTTTTCTGAATGACAAATTAACACGATAATTAATATGGAGGTCATTGATGATCAACACGaggaatttaatataatcagatagttaagagaaaaataattaaataaaattataagaaaattgAGACACTTAGAACTAAAGGAatgcaaatattatttattgaaatttttcaattaagaataaaaatagataGAAGTTTAGTAAGTTAGAAATTAATGctgtaagtaaaaaaaaattgaaatttgtcatTTGCAACCCTTAGTATCAAggtatgaaaaatttaaattaaaaaatcaaataccTAGATcgcgaataattgcaattatagtcGATAGCTAAAACTAATAACTTTTGCATCGATctattaatagaattaacttaCCTGTATTCATACAGGATCGATAAAGCTTCTTGGCCTTCTTAACAGGAGGAATATCAGTAGGATCGTCGCGTTCCTCAAGGGCATCTTGAAAGAGAAggtttagaaataaataattgtatgcaATTATTCTATCTGGGGAGTGTTTCTCTTTTCTGTCAACtgtacaaaataatttaatgaaaagaacctttagaaattttgaaattttagaaatttagactCTTAaagttttgtaattttgtactTCTGAAATTTGGAAGATTTGTAATCTTAGAATCCTGAAATGTGAGAAAtttaaaatcttgaaattttggaatcttaaaattttagaatgataaAGATCCAGACTTTAGGGGGGGTAATCCAGATTTTTATAGGCACCAGACTCACCTAAGCCCCCACCTAATTGGGCCAATAGAAAATGTATAGTTCTTTACCTCTGATTTGTCTGTGTGTCTTTTCCATAACAATCTGGTCTTCTGACCATTCTACTTCGTTGTCTGGTATGGGGTTGTGCTTCGTCCATGACCCACAAGCGTGCTGGTAGAAATCTTCGCAAGGGTCTGCATTCAGGTCTctgttttgcaaaattttcttcGCTAGCATGACACACAGACAGTATtccattaatgaaattaatcaaattgAACTTCGCTCAATAATtagttatttaaccctttcgttacattattaattttacaagataaacaaaaaaaataatctaattatagacaattttattttaaattaatttgtttcatttattaatatatttaacccAGCCAGAGATCacgctaattaatttttaaagaaactttattttctaACTGCAGTTTAACTATTATTAAAAGATTTGATGATATTAAactatgaataaataaataaattaaaattaaaaacacatTTATCAGATACATTGatctataaaagaaaaatcctgTTACGCTAATAACCAAATAATTTACTTAAAATTAATACggtcaattaaaaagaaaaactcaTCTTCATACTTATTCatcaagaattaatttttttcttagaaACAACCGCTAATTTCATATAACGGTATCCTTGAACCTGCTGCACGATGAATCTTCAgtttcatatatgtataatttgcaTTGTTCTTTACATTCATCGTGTTTAAGTATCAAGTACAGTTTTATGCTCTACACCAGGGGCAGGACCCCTAGTCAAAATAGGCACGTGTCTAGGGCCCTGGTGAAAAGAGGGTCTACAGGAATAAGGGGCCTGATAGAAAGACATCAACtaaaagttttttctttttcacttaaTAAGATATTAACTAATGGAATAGAGCAACAACTATAAACTCGTTGTAGCTGTCTTATATAATTCGTAACCGATTCGCAAGAAAATTGCAACTTATGTAAATGTTACGTCACGAGCGTAAACGTACCGATCTCATTGCAGTACGAGGTCTCGCAAATTCTGTGCTCTCGATTTCTGTAGTAGTCGTGATACAAATGTGATTCAGTACCATTCGTTACGGTCAACAGCCGCGAAATTTTGGCCACCGAGAACGAAGCTGGCAATGCAGCTATCACTGTCAACTGACATCTGCGACAAAAAAGAAATCAGCTTTGCTTGATATATGATCTCGATAACGTGTTGCATTATGCATGGTTCATTGGTACCATtttgatataattttattagcgaaagaacgaaagttagagaaAATTCTGAGGtgcattataattttaattattttaattcaatgaTTTAAGGTGTTCGAGGTAGATTTAGGGTCATAGATATATGTAACAATTACATTAACGTACATAGGCCCCCTTGCTCCCTTCATCTGAAACGTGGATTAGGCTTCTCATGATTTTAATATCCTAGGATCTTAAGTTCTATCATTCTAAAATTCCTAAATTCCAAAATGCCAGAATTCTAAAACTCAAAAATTCTAAGTTCTAAAGTTCCAAAGTTCCAAaacagaattcaaaaattctaaaattctaaaatactaAAGATCCTAAAATTCAAAATCCTAAAGTcctgagattctaaaattcttaaaaatttctttaacttgtatattaaaatggtaccaaccCCCATAGGCCCCAGCATTCCCATATTACGTGCACTGTttccaaaattcaattttaattgtgcaagtaatttgaaatataatcGATACACAGTCAAGAACCACCGCCACAAATAAAGAGTTAATTTATCCTCAATCACTTAGATCACTTACATTAGCGACAAGAGCTGCATGCTTTTCGAAGGAGTGAAATCCTGAACTGATCCGTCGGTGTAAATAAGCATCTATCCAAAAGTGGAGGAGCTGACGTCTTTTTCCCGGGGAGCGAGACTGTTTTTGAATTGGTCGAAGCCGATCGCTACGCAAGGTTAATTTATGAATAATCTCTCGTGGGATGAAGAAGGTATCAGTAGACGTGTAAACGTTAATTGATTTCTTGATCGTCACGTTCCAACATCCAGATATCGAGGAAAATGAGTCAATTGTATAAACATAACAGCGAatagaattaatttattcagaTGATTTCATTACTCTTGCATTGAATCACTTTCCTGCATTTccttaaagaaagaaaattgttacAGTACACGAAAGTacttttaaaaacaaataattagtaattaataattttctgttcTTTTCAGATGAAAAATAATAGACATTTTTATTCATCATTGATTGActcgtattatttttattttatacagcaataataaattaaataaaatataaatctgaTTAAACAATTTGTGTTTTCATACGCTATAAATTATTTCTTACCtgaatttatcaaataattatgaTTTCCTCAAAACTGTGTGACAGTAAATATTTCTACAAAATATACAATTGTTTTATCatccataaattatttattaaaaacgaTCATGTTACAATGTATAGTGAATTGtaacgaattttaattttacagtttatgagataattattttaattcgcaAATAGTTTCCGAGCTAAGAATTACAGTCTCGATATGGCTGACCAAGACAATCTTGGTAGCTCATTCTACTGCATTAGGACAATAGTGAAACACCTGGAAAAAACTTCCTTCTAGCTGTCTTTTATGGACAATAGTGGGGTAATTGTTTTACGTGTATTATAGTGGGGGTAAAACAACCTCGACTTCATCAACAATGACCAGTTACGTTTGCATAACACTATTAAACCAGTAGTGCAACGATGAGAGGTCAGTTGACCCTCTATTAAGAAATTAGAaatcttctttttaatattttgaaaaattccagATAACGTtgtgaagaataaataaaaatgaacaagaataaagaaaaattttttattccccTGTCAGATAATTATAGTTACACCACTATATCAAACAATAGAAAGTCATTCATTTCTATTCCTCTTAATAGAAAcacaaattaatattaatcgcatctattttcacgaatgtaagtgttgaaaattgaaaaggtaATAAGATAGAAAGATATAAGGAAAAAAACTGAACAttgtttaagaaataaattaatcttatATTGTCGAAAACGATACAGTTGTAAAATGTTGTAAAAtcttaaatacatatataaagcgcaaagttacagaggtttcaatttttctataaaaagtctatgggtcgcatattttagcttcggggtccctgacaccccggatgccacaTTGTCGATATGCAAAGAGAGTTGCCcgtgtttcggggtccctgacaccccagatgccatatTGCCGGTATGCAAAGAATGTTgcccgtgcttcggggtccctgaaaccccagatgccatattgtcggtatgcaaagagcaccgtcggtacttcggggtccttaacaccccaagaCGGTATCAGGTCGGCATGTACAGAGCGCCGctagtgcttcggggtccctgacaccccggatgacATATTGTCGATATCCAAAGAGTGTTgcccgtgcttcggggtccctgacaccccggatgccgtaTTGTCGATATGCAGAGTGTTGCCCgtgctttggggtccttgaaaccccagatgccatattgtcggtatgcaaagagcgccgt
This window encodes:
- the LOC117601276 gene encoding neprilysin, which gives rise to MLIYTDGSVQDFTPSKSMQLLSLICQLTVIAALPASFSVAKISRLLTVTNGTESHLYHDYYRNREHRICETSYCNEIAKKILQNRDLNADPCEDFYQHACGSWTKHNPIPDNEVEWSEDQIVMEKTHRQIRDALEERDDPTDIPPVKKAKKLYRSCMNTEAIEKRGIRPIQEILDQTGGWPMAMPLNEWDPDKFPWQKIDKDYVRLIGNSAFYNLEYEVDQNNTKRYVLTLDQDTEYPLSNKKDINKLFYDDDSYALSIYHIIQVFAREKGYTLNRRELAIDIAQMMYFEIDLLQIIEIGKEVHATTDNYEKMTIEELQKWYNSSGVRASTAKINFLELIQHAFMLANISINASEPIVVYNPAFLHKLARLLANTSPRVLVNYVQWNMVDKFLLYTTEEMRDLKFNMSLSSYNISNYMPRWQICVFNMRMKNAISYMFVKRHISDDVVHEATRMVRRVKDELIHRIMQAHWIPTNMKLLLLEKMDTLRTQIGYPDWYKDDHAVTEYYEGLEIGSDYFENILKCGEAELIKSLKDFKGIVIRDQWLDYPITVNAFYTPIVNAILIPAAELQDPYFTSLLPDAINYGTTGFVIGHELSHSLDNEGIQFDKDGYKISWNSQNASGEYDEKAQCFVDQYDNYTLDITDKHGHYIKVDGQLTEDENLADSIGIQIAYAAFKTATKHKHQTRLPGLEYVTSDELFFLAFANSWCSSTRPEYEADVINSDEHSPPKYRIIGSLSNMPAFSKTFRCSKNSTMNPRHKCSL